The following nucleotide sequence is from Ahniella affigens.
GTGCCGTCTGGCACCGCCGAGCCGTTGGCTCGTTGCACCCGGATGGGCATGTCGACGAGACTGAACGGCGTCGTGCTCGACGTGGCCGGCGAGATCGTGATCCTAAGGTTCTCATTGACCGGCGGCGTAAATGCACCGCCATCGGATCCGCCACCGCCACAGGCGCTAAGCGCCACGACGCCGGCTGCTACCAGGATTCGCGTGAAGTAATTCATTGCGGTTCTCCGATTCTGCGAATTCATGAACATTCGCATGTGTTATTTGCCTGCGCCACGTTGACGCAAAATCTTGGGCGTCACAAAGATCAGGAGCTCAGCCTTGTCCGAACTAGACTGTTGTGTCTTGAACAGATTGCCAAGCAAGGGCAGATCACCCAGGAAGGGGGTTTTCTGCAGGTCTCTGCGACTCTTATATTCGTACACGCCACCAAGGACAACGGTCTGGCCATTTTCGACCAACACCGCGGTGTTCAGTTCACGCTTGTTGATTTGCGGAACGTCGCCGATGGAGGTGCTGACAAAGCCGGTCAATTCATCCTTCTTGACCGCCATGTTCAGGAAAATGCGGTCATCCTGCGTGATCGTCGGTGTCACCTTGAGTTCGAGCAGCACTTCCTTGAAGGCAACGGTCGGAATTGGCACGGCGCCGCCCGACGTCGTAATCGTCACGTAGCCGATTTCATCGCCCTGGCGGATGACTGCTTCGCGCTGATTGGCCGTAATGACGCGCGGATTCGCAACGACTTCGCCGGAACCTTCTTCTTGCAACGCGGACAGTTCCAGGTCAAGCAAATAGTCGGCGCCGAGGATCGACAGACCAAGGCGCGGCGCAGCGCCGGAAGCCGGCAAGTCGACGTTCAAACGGTTTTCCAGCGTTGGCGACAGGATGCCGCCGCCGCTACCGCCTGGAACCACGAGCGGGAACGTTGGCCGACCAGCGTTTCGGTTGACCAGGGCCTGATTGATCATGTTGTTGGCGGCTGCCACCGAGCCCGACGTCGTAATGACGTTGCCATTGTGGTCTTCGTAGCCAGAGGTCACGCCGAAGCGGGCACCGATCTCCTTGCCGAACGTCTCATTGGCAACCACGATCCGCGATTCGATCAGCACTTGGTCGACGGGGCGATCGAGGATCGAAATCAGTGCCTTGAGATCCGAGATGCGCTCTGGAATATCGCTGATCAGCAGCGTGTTGGTGCGATCATCAAACGTGACACTGCCACGCTTGGACAAGAAGCCTGAGCTGGCGCTTTGCGCGCCGCCTTTCTGCCCAGCACCTTGTTTGCTGTTGTCAGTCAGCAGTACGGCAATTTCCTTGGCCTTGCCGTAATTGATTGCGATGTATTCCGAAACGAGCGACTGCCGGTCTTCGATCGCAATCCGGGCGTCTTCAAGCGCTTGCTCGCGTTGCGCAATTTCAGCAGTCGGGGCAACCCAGATCACGCCGCCTTCGCGGCGTTGGTCAAGGCCCTTCGCTTGCAGCACGACGGCCAGCGCTTGATCCCAAGGCGTGTTGACCATGCGCAGCGTAATGTTGCCCTGCACGCTGTCGGCGACGACGATATTGAACTCACTGATGTCGGCAATCAGCTGGAGCAGCGTACGGACGGGAATGTCCTGGAAGTTGAAGGTCACTGGCGTGCCTTTGTACTCCATGGCTTCCCCTGGCTTGCGACGCTGCGCGCCTTCTTCGACTTCGCGCTTCTTGCTGACTTCGATCACGAACTGATCGCCAGTCTGGTAAGCCATGTGGTCGAACGCGCCAGTGGTACTGACAACCAATCGCGCACCACCGGCACGCTCCTGGGTCTCGATCGTACTGACCAGAGTCGCAAAGTCGGTGACATCAAGCTTGAGTGGAAGATCGTCAGCCAGGCTTACGTCGTAAAGATCGACGACCACTCTGTTGCTGCCTTCCTTGCGGATGTCAGAGCCGGCACCATCGCGGTTGAAATTCACGACGATACGCCCTTCGCCATTGTTGCCGCGACGGAAATCGACCGCCTGCAGGACCGGTTTCTCGGTCCAGCCCTGCGAACCCGCTGCCGCATTCGCGGTGTTGTTCTGGGCCACCGAACTGTCGGCACCAACGGTCAGGATGATGCTGTTGCCTTCGATCCGCGAGCTGTGCGTGGTCGGATGGAACAGTTCGACAACGACTCGGGTTCGCCCGCCGGCTTCGACGATGGCGATAGTCGACGCAGCCCCGCTGCCGACATTGATCCGCCGGTCGGCGACGGCGTTATTCGTGGCGTCCAGGTCAATCGCGAGACGAGGCGGCGCCTCCGTCGCGAAGACCTTCGGCGCGACGGGCGCTTCGTCCATGACCAAGCGAATGTCGGTGGTGCCATCGGGACGACTTTCGAAGGTCACGTCCTTGAGGGTCGAGGCTTCGGCGCCGAGAGCAAGAACAAACAGCAGCAAGGCCTGAACCGAGCGGTGTCCGAAGGACTTATTTAAAGATTCTTGTGTGTTCATGGGATCCACGACCTCACTCATCATCCAGGGCGATTGAAGCTGGCCGTTCCATCCAGCCGCCGTTGCCATTTGAAACCAATTCCACCAACTCCACACGGTCTTCATAGACGGCGGTAATCTGGCCGTCATTCTGTCCCATGTAGTTTCCGGCCTTGACGCGATGTACGGCGCCGGACGGGTCGGTGATCAA
It contains:
- the pilQ gene encoding type IV pilus secretin PilQ, giving the protein MNTQESLNKSFGHRSVQALLLFVLALGAEASTLKDVTFESRPDGTTDIRLVMDEAPVAPKVFATEAPPRLAIDLDATNNAVADRRINVGSGAASTIAIVEAGGRTRVVVELFHPTTHSSRIEGNSIILTVGADSSVAQNNTANAAAGSQGWTEKPVLQAVDFRRGNNGEGRIVVNFNRDGAGSDIRKEGSNRVVVDLYDVSLADDLPLKLDVTDFATLVSTIETQERAGGARLVVSTTGAFDHMAYQTGDQFVIEVSKKREVEEGAQRRKPGEAMEYKGTPVTFNFQDIPVRTLLQLIADISEFNIVVADSVQGNITLRMVNTPWDQALAVVLQAKGLDQRREGGVIWVAPTAEIAQREQALEDARIAIEDRQSLVSEYIAINYGKAKEIAVLLTDNSKQGAGQKGGAQSASSGFLSKRGSVTFDDRTNTLLISDIPERISDLKALISILDRPVDQVLIESRIVVANETFGKEIGARFGVTSGYEDHNGNVITTSGSVAAANNMINQALVNRNAGRPTFPLVVPGGSGGGILSPTLENRLNVDLPASGAAPRLGLSILGADYLLDLELSALQEEGSGEVVANPRVITANQREAVIRQGDEIGYVTITTSGGAVPIPTVAFKEVLLELKVTPTITQDDRIFLNMAVKKDELTGFVSTSIGDVPQINKRELNTAVLVENGQTVVLGGVYEYKSRRDLQKTPFLGDLPLLGNLFKTQQSSSDKAELLIFVTPKILRQRGAGK